One Pseudodesulfovibrio cashew DNA window includes the following coding sequences:
- a CDS encoding FAD:protein FMN transferase, whose translation MASLNAYAGLLVLLLLASGCANDPQPVRFQGKALGTTYSIVAYGLHDGLTSDAVYKGIGQEVAGVNAAMSLFDPDSELSRFNAYDKTDWFPVSRRLAQVAEVARQVHLMTGGAFDITIAPLVDLWGFGKAQRVDVVPPEQAIATAMALVGEDRIEVRLDPPALRKGDPKMSLDLGAIAKGYCVDAVGDWLDSQGVTSFMVEIGGEIRTRGKKPDGSLWRIAVEKPVTMERSVQAIISFTDKAMATSGDYRNYFEEDGIRYSHILDPTTGRPISHSLVSVSVMDDTCARADALATGLMVLGPKRGIEVAKRENLSAFFLVKTADGFAETATGDFPQHETLK comes from the coding sequence ATGGCCTCCCTGAATGCATACGCCGGGTTGCTCGTCCTGCTGCTTCTTGCAAGCGGGTGTGCGAACGACCCGCAACCTGTGCGCTTCCAAGGAAAGGCTCTTGGCACCACGTATTCCATAGTGGCGTATGGCCTGCACGACGGTCTCACCTCTGACGCCGTGTATAAGGGAATCGGACAGGAGGTGGCCGGAGTAAATGCGGCCATGTCCCTGTTCGACCCCGATTCGGAGTTGTCGCGCTTCAACGCCTACGACAAAACCGACTGGTTTCCGGTGTCGCGCAGGTTGGCCCAGGTCGCCGAAGTGGCCAGACAGGTCCACCTCATGACGGGTGGTGCGTTCGATATCACCATCGCTCCCCTGGTGGACTTGTGGGGCTTCGGCAAGGCGCAACGCGTCGATGTCGTGCCGCCTGAGCAGGCCATTGCAACGGCCATGGCCTTGGTCGGTGAAGACCGTATCGAGGTCCGTCTAGACCCTCCGGCCCTCAGGAAAGGCGATCCGAAGATGTCTCTCGACCTCGGCGCCATAGCCAAGGGCTACTGCGTTGACGCGGTCGGCGACTGGCTCGACAGTCAGGGAGTGACCAGCTTCATGGTCGAGATCGGTGGAGAAATACGAACCCGTGGGAAAAAGCCGGACGGCTCGCTCTGGCGAATCGCCGTGGAAAAACCGGTGACCATGGAGCGCTCCGTACAGGCCATCATCTCGTTTACGGATAAGGCAATGGCCACATCCGGCGACTATCGGAACTATTTCGAGGAGGATGGCATTCGCTATTCCCATATCCTCGACCCGACAACAGGTCGCCCGATCAGTCATTCGCTTGTTTCGGTGAGCGTAATGGATGATACTTGTGCCCGAGCGGATGCGTTGGCCACCGGCCTGATGGTGCTTGGCCCCAAGCGAGGAATCGAGGTAGCTAAAAGGGAAAATCTGTCGGCATTCTTTCTCGTGAAGACAGCCGACGGGTTTGCTGAAACGGCGACCGGCGATTTTCCTCAACATGAAACATTGAAATGA
- the nqrE gene encoding NADH:ubiquinone reductase (Na(+)-transporting) subunit E, with translation MEHLINIFVKSIFIENMALAFFLGMCTYLAVSKKVATALGLGVAVVVVMTITVPVNNLLYNYFLREGALSWAGFGNVDLTFVGLISYIGVIAAIVQILEMALDKYVPSLYNALGIFLPLITVNCAILGASLFMVERDYDFAESVTFGLGSGIGWALAIVLLAGIREKMKYSDVPEGLSGLGITFIVVGLMSFGFLSFSGIQM, from the coding sequence GTGGAACATCTCATAAACATATTCGTTAAATCGATATTCATCGAAAACATGGCCCTGGCGTTCTTCCTGGGCATGTGCACCTATTTGGCCGTGTCCAAAAAGGTCGCCACGGCCCTGGGCCTTGGTGTCGCCGTTGTCGTGGTCATGACGATCACGGTGCCGGTCAACAACCTGCTCTACAACTACTTCCTCCGGGAAGGAGCCCTGTCCTGGGCCGGCTTCGGCAATGTGGACCTGACCTTCGTCGGGCTGATTTCCTACATCGGCGTTATCGCGGCCATCGTCCAGATCCTGGAGATGGCATTGGATAAGTACGTGCCCTCGCTCTACAACGCGCTGGGCATCTTCCTGCCGCTGATCACCGTCAACTGCGCCATCTTGGGAGCTTCTCTCTTCATGGTGGAGCGTGACTATGATTTTGCCGAATCCGTGACCTTTGGTCTGGGTTCCGGCATCGGTTGGGCGCTGGCCATCGTGCTTTTGGCCGGTATCCGCGAGAAAATGAAGTATTCGGATGTCCCGGAGGGACTGAGCGGACTCGGCATCACGTTCATCGTGGTCGGGCTGATGTCCTTCGGGTTCCTGTCGTTTTCTGGCATCCAGATGTAG
- a CDS encoding Na(+)-translocating NADH-quinone reductase subunit C produces the protein MSNDSTKKVFGVAFTLCLVCSLLVAAAAVGLKPIQEANKVNERKENILKAAGIYNEDESVDEQYKQIESKVVDLATGEYVDVDAVAFDQRKAAKDPEASIVIPPAEDQAGIGHRSKLANVYLLKEDGQLKRVILPIHGKGLWSTMYGFIALGPDLNTVKNFGFYEHGETPGLGGEVDNPDWKGLWIGKKVYNDQGQAVIDVIKGNVSADDPKAAYKVDGLAGATLTGRGVTNLVQYWLNTGGFGPYLKRLATERGE, from the coding sequence GTGTCTAACGATTCCACTAAAAAAGTCTTTGGGGTGGCCTTTACCCTGTGCCTGGTCTGCTCGCTGCTTGTGGCGGCCGCAGCCGTCGGGTTGAAGCCCATCCAGGAGGCTAACAAGGTTAACGAACGCAAGGAAAACATCCTCAAGGCAGCGGGCATCTACAATGAAGACGAGTCCGTTGACGAACAATACAAACAGATTGAATCCAAGGTGGTGGACCTGGCCACCGGAGAATATGTCGATGTGGACGCTGTGGCCTTTGATCAGCGCAAGGCGGCCAAGGACCCGGAAGCCAGCATCGTGATTCCTCCGGCGGAAGATCAGGCGGGTATCGGACACCGTTCCAAGCTCGCCAATGTCTACCTGCTCAAGGAAGACGGCCAACTGAAGCGCGTCATCCTGCCCATCCACGGAAAAGGGTTGTGGTCGACCATGTACGGCTTCATCGCCCTTGGCCCGGACCTCAATACCGTCAAAAACTTCGGTTTTTATGAACACGGCGAAACTCCCGGATTGGGCGGCGAAGTCGACAACCCCGACTGGAAGGGCCTGTGGATCGGCAAAAAGGTCTATAATGATCAGGGCCAGGCCGTCATTGACGTCATCAAGGGCAACGTGAGCGCCGACGATCCCAAGGCCGCCTACAAGGTGGACGGATTGGCCGGAGCCACGCTCACCGGGCGCGGCGTCACCAACCTGGTGCAGTACTGGCTGAACACCGGCGGCTTCGGTCCCTACCTGAAGCGACTCGCCACGGAGAGAGGTGAATAA
- a CDS encoding MFS transporter encodes MLWAAFFSTFGVGAFSFALSANAGASGLSTSWLGLAFSGYFLARLILAPLAGYGADYIGAMPLLLTATCAGAAIPALYSAYPTREALGLIQIGLGFCVGIVKPVSMSLLGKCAPPDRRGRLFGAYNTYLYAAFILGPLAGGLTGNMDGGIGTLTLALPAVSMGLTFLLCLRGGAVSSATPGKQAKAGGPPWRDFAFIALLLAVFGRTLGSSVIVTFLPRLINEHLGLSGVAAGILFTLPNIVILLGIPVTSRWADIRDRTGLTFLGMGLCAACVFGLGQPIPLWAFACLGVVMGLGSALSLPASMSLAADMGFAKGSTMGIFLGVANLGFVLGPGLAGFAAEYGTMADAFELAAILGGLCLLPTFLLMTKRLHVE; translated from the coding sequence ATGCTTTGGGCGGCGTTCTTCTCCACGTTCGGAGTCGGCGCGTTCTCGTTTGCCCTGTCCGCCAACGCCGGGGCCTCGGGACTGTCGACATCCTGGCTCGGCCTCGCTTTCTCCGGGTATTTTCTGGCGCGGCTCATCCTTGCCCCTCTCGCAGGCTACGGGGCCGACTATATCGGAGCCATGCCGCTTCTTCTCACGGCCACCTGCGCCGGGGCCGCCATTCCCGCTCTCTACTCGGCCTATCCAACACGGGAAGCCCTCGGGCTCATCCAAATCGGACTGGGGTTTTGCGTCGGCATAGTCAAACCCGTAAGCATGTCCCTCCTGGGAAAATGCGCCCCGCCCGACCGCCGTGGCCGCCTGTTTGGCGCGTACAACACCTATCTGTACGCGGCATTCATTCTGGGGCCATTGGCAGGCGGACTGACCGGCAACATGGACGGAGGCATCGGCACATTGACGCTCGCCTTGCCCGCCGTGAGCATGGGCCTGACATTTCTGCTGTGTCTTAGAGGCGGAGCAGTCTCATCGGCCACGCCGGGAAAGCAGGCCAAGGCAGGAGGCCCGCCCTGGCGCGATTTCGCGTTCATTGCCCTGCTGCTGGCCGTTTTTGGCCGGACCCTTGGCTCCTCGGTGATCGTCACCTTCCTGCCCAGGCTCATCAATGAGCATCTGGGCTTGAGCGGTGTCGCCGCAGGCATCCTGTTCACCCTGCCCAACATCGTGATCCTTCTGGGCATACCCGTAACAAGCCGATGGGCGGATATCCGCGACCGGACCGGCCTGACATTCCTCGGAATGGGACTGTGCGCGGCGTGCGTCTTTGGCCTCGGGCAGCCGATCCCCTTGTGGGCTTTCGCCTGCCTGGGCGTGGTGATGGGACTCGGTTCGGCGCTCTCCCTGCCGGCGTCCATGTCACTTGCCGCCGACATGGGATTCGCCAAGGGAAGCACCATGGGCATTTTTTTGGGCGTGGCAAATCTGGGCTTTGTTCTCGGTCCTGGGCTGGCCGGCTTTGCGGCGGAATACGGAACCATGGCGGATGCCTTCGAGCTTGCCGCCATTTTGGGAGGACTGTGCCTCTTGCCCACATTCCTGCTCATGACCAAAAGGCTCCACGTCGAGTGA
- a CDS encoding NADH:ubiquinone reductase (Na(+)-transporting) subunit D produces MSKFKEALFKPLLENNPIAVQILGICSALAVTTKLETAFVMSLAVTFVTAASNASVSAIRRHIPSSIRIIVMMTIIATLVIIVDQFLKAFAYGVSKQLSVFVGLIITNCIVMGRAEAFAMQNNPTISFADGLGNGIGYGLILMTVAFLREFFGSGKVFGLGIMKLTSEGGWYEPNGLMLLPPSAFFIIGLLIWSVNVYESRKNKR; encoded by the coding sequence ATGTCTAAATTCAAAGAAGCATTATTCAAGCCGCTTCTGGAGAACAACCCCATTGCCGTCCAGATTCTCGGAATTTGTTCGGCTCTGGCCGTTACCACCAAGCTTGAGACGGCATTCGTCATGAGCCTGGCGGTGACCTTCGTCACCGCGGCCTCCAACGCCTCGGTCAGCGCCATCCGGCGGCATATCCCGTCGAGTATCCGCATCATCGTGATGATGACCATCATCGCGACGCTGGTTATTATCGTTGACCAGTTCCTGAAGGCGTTCGCCTACGGGGTCAGCAAACAGCTGTCCGTGTTCGTCGGCCTGATCATCACCAACTGCATCGTCATGGGCAGGGCGGAGGCTTTCGCCATGCAGAACAATCCCACGATAAGCTTTGCCGATGGTCTCGGTAACGGCATCGGTTACGGATTGATTCTCATGACCGTCGCCTTCCTGCGTGAGTTCTTCGGCTCGGGCAAGGTCTTCGGACTGGGGATCATGAAGCTGACGTCGGAAGGCGGGTGGTACGAACCCAACGGGCTCATGCTGTTGCCCCCCAGCGCCTTCTTCATCATCGGGCTGCTGATTTGGTCCGTGAACGTTTACGAATCGCGGAAGAACAAGCGCTAA
- the nqrF gene encoding NADH:ubiquinone reductase (Na(+)-transporting) subunit F: MVEIILGVAMFTGVVLSLCVFILLARAKLVPSGTVKIEINGDPEKTIEVRPGAKLLNVLAEKEIYVPSACGGGGSCGQCTCKVFEGGGGILPTETSHISKREAREGKRLSCQVNVKQDMKIEVPAEIFDIRKWECTVKSNIPRATFIKELTLQLPEGENVDFRAGGYIQIEAPAHTVHYKDFQVGDKFREDWDKFDLWRYTSVVKEPIVRAYSMANYPGEKGIIMLNVRVCPPPPFAPDAPPGQMSSFIYGLKEGDKVTISGPYGEFFARDTDAEMIFIGGGAGMAPMRSHIFDQLKRLASTRKISYWYGARSLREMFYVEEFDKLAEECPNFTWHVALSDPQPEDNWTGYTGFIHQVLFENYIKDHPAPEDCEFYMCGPPMMASAVENMLLSQGVEEENIMYDNFGA; encoded by the coding sequence ATGGTTGAGATCATACTCGGCGTGGCTATGTTCACCGGAGTGGTGCTTTCACTGTGCGTGTTCATTTTGCTCGCCAGAGCCAAACTTGTCCCAAGCGGCACAGTAAAAATCGAAATCAACGGAGATCCGGAGAAGACCATCGAGGTCCGCCCCGGTGCAAAACTCCTCAATGTGTTGGCCGAAAAGGAAATCTACGTCCCCTCCGCATGCGGTGGCGGCGGCTCCTGCGGCCAGTGTACCTGTAAAGTCTTCGAGGGCGGAGGCGGCATCCTGCCGACCGAAACCTCGCATATCAGCAAGCGCGAAGCCCGCGAGGGCAAGCGTCTCTCCTGCCAGGTGAACGTCAAGCAGGACATGAAGATCGAGGTCCCCGCGGAAATCTTTGATATCCGTAAGTGGGAATGCACGGTCAAGTCCAACATCCCGCGCGCGACCTTCATCAAGGAGCTCACCCTGCAGTTGCCGGAAGGCGAAAACGTCGACTTCCGCGCTGGCGGCTACATCCAGATCGAGGCCCCGGCGCACACGGTCCACTACAAGGACTTCCAAGTCGGCGACAAGTTCAGGGAAGACTGGGACAAGTTCGACCTGTGGCGTTACACCTCGGTCGTCAAGGAACCCATTGTCCGTGCGTATTCCATGGCCAACTATCCCGGCGAGAAGGGCATCATCATGCTCAACGTGCGCGTGTGTCCTCCGCCGCCGTTCGCCCCGGATGCGCCTCCCGGACAGATGTCCTCGTTCATCTATGGCCTCAAGGAAGGTGACAAGGTCACCATCTCCGGTCCCTATGGCGAGTTCTTCGCTCGGGATACCGATGCGGAAATGATCTTCATCGGTGGTGGCGCGGGCATGGCCCCCATGCGTTCGCACATCTTCGATCAGCTCAAGAGGCTCGCCTCCACACGCAAGATCAGCTACTGGTACGGCGCTCGAAGCCTGCGGGAGATGTTCTATGTGGAAGAGTTCGACAAGCTGGCCGAGGAGTGCCCGAACTTCACCTGGCATGTTGCCCTGTCCGATCCTCAGCCCGAGGATAACTGGACCGGATACACCGGGTTCATTCACCAGGTCCTCTTTGAGAACTACATCAAGGACCATCCCGCTCCGGAAGACTGCGAGTTCTACATGTGTGGGCCGCCGATGATGGCCTCCGCCGTGGAAAACATGCTGCTTTCCCAGGGCGTGGAAGAAGAAAACATCATGTACGACAACTTCGGCGCTTAG